One window from the genome of Cucumis melo cultivar AY chromosome 10, USDA_Cmelo_AY_1.0, whole genome shotgun sequence encodes:
- the LOC103488725 gene encoding serine/arginine-rich splicing factor RS2Z33-like isoform X2: MVFSSSMRGEVSTLWYLYQMMALPVSGTNLRRVRDVDMKRDYAFVEFSDPRDADDARYSLNGRDVHGSRIIVEIAKGVPRGPGGSREYLGRGPPGTGRCFNCGIDGHWARDCKAGDWKNKCYRCGERGHIEKNCQNSPKKLKRGSYSRSPSPRRGRSRSRSYSRGRSYSRSRSPVKRDRSLERSDKRSRSPRGRSSPKRHSLSPPPKAMKRSPTPDERSPEEDARRSLSPGNRDSRSPRGRSRSPRGRSRSPMDEGEDFNGGGSRNYRREENGYSRSPSPLPREERSPVNDEDNNGSPRGGSESA, encoded by the exons ATGGTGTTTAGTTCATCTATGAGGGGCGAGGTGTCAACCCTTTGGTACTTGTATCAAATGATGGCCTTACCTGTTTCTGGAACCAATTTGCGCAGAGTACGCGATGTGGATATGAAGCGAGACTATGCATTTGTT GAGTTTAGTGATCCCCGTGATGCTGACGATGCAAGATATAGTTTGAATGGGCGGGATGTCCATGGAAGTCGAATCATTGTGGAAATAGCTAAAGGG GTACCTCGTGGTCCTGGTGGATCCCGTGAGTATCTTGGTCGAGGTCCTCCAGGAACTGGCCGTTGTTTCAATTGTGGGATCGATGGCCACTGGGCGAGAGATTGCAAGGCTGGAGATTGGAAAAATAAATGTTATCGATGCGGCGAACGGGGTCACATAGAGAAGAATTGCCAGAACAGTCCCAAGAAGTTGAA GCGTGGAAGTTACTCACGTTCACCAAGCCCTCGCCGTGGTAGAAGCCGCAGTCGTAGTTATAGCAGAGGTCGAAGCTACAG TCGATCTAGATCTCCTGTAAAAAGAGATAGAAGCCTTGAACGATCAGATAAAAGATCAAGGAGCCCAAGAGGCAGATCAAGCCCAAAGAGGCACAGTTTGTCACCTCCTCCAAAAGCTATGAAACGTAGCCCAACTCCTGATGAAAGAAGTCCAGAAGAAGATGCAAGACGCAGTCTGTCCCCAGGAAATCGTGACAGCCGCAGTCCTAGAGGTAGAAGCAGAAGCCCAAGAGGAAGGAGCAGGAGTCCAATGGATGAAGGTGAGGACTTCAACGGTGGTGGAAGTAGAAATTATCGAAGGGAAGAAAACGGATACAGTCGCAGCCCCAGCCCGTTGCCTAGAGAAGAAAGGAGTCCTGTAAACGACGAAGATAACAACGGTTCTCCAAGGGGTGGCAGTGAATCTGCATAA
- the LOC103488725 gene encoding serine/arginine-rich splicing factor RS2Z32-like isoform X1 → MPRYDDRYGGTRLYVGRLSSRTRSRDLDDLFSRYGRVRDVDMKRDYAFVEFSDPRDADDARYSLNGRDVHGSRIIVEIAKGVPRGPGGSREYLGRGPPGTGRCFNCGIDGHWARDCKAGDWKNKCYRCGERGHIEKNCQNSPKKLKRGSYSRSPSPRRGRSRSRSYSRGRSYSRSRSPVKRDRSLERSDKRSRSPRGRSSPKRHSLSPPPKAMKRSPTPDERSPEEDARRSLSPGNRDSRSPRGRSRSPRGRSRSPMDEGEDFNGGGSRNYRREENGYSRSPSPLPREERSPVNDEDNNGSPRGGSESA, encoded by the exons atgCCTCGCTATGACGATCGTTACGGCGGTACTCGGCTCTACGTTGGGCGCCTGTCTTCACGTACGAGGTCCCGTGATCTGGATGACCTGTTCAGTCGTTATGGAAG AGTACGCGATGTGGATATGAAGCGAGACTATGCATTTGTT GAGTTTAGTGATCCCCGTGATGCTGACGATGCAAGATATAGTTTGAATGGGCGGGATGTCCATGGAAGTCGAATCATTGTGGAAATAGCTAAAGGG GTACCTCGTGGTCCTGGTGGATCCCGTGAGTATCTTGGTCGAGGTCCTCCAGGAACTGGCCGTTGTTTCAATTGTGGGATCGATGGCCACTGGGCGAGAGATTGCAAGGCTGGAGATTGGAAAAATAAATGTTATCGATGCGGCGAACGGGGTCACATAGAGAAGAATTGCCAGAACAGTCCCAAGAAGTTGAA GCGTGGAAGTTACTCACGTTCACCAAGCCCTCGCCGTGGTAGAAGCCGCAGTCGTAGTTATAGCAGAGGTCGAAGCTACAG TCGATCTAGATCTCCTGTAAAAAGAGATAGAAGCCTTGAACGATCAGATAAAAGATCAAGGAGCCCAAGAGGCAGATCAAGCCCAAAGAGGCACAGTTTGTCACCTCCTCCAAAAGCTATGAAACGTAGCCCAACTCCTGATGAAAGAAGTCCAGAAGAAGATGCAAGACGCAGTCTGTCCCCAGGAAATCGTGACAGCCGCAGTCCTAGAGGTAGAAGCAGAAGCCCAAGAGGAAGGAGCAGGAGTCCAATGGATGAAGGTGAGGACTTCAACGGTGGTGGAAGTAGAAATTATCGAAGGGAAGAAAACGGATACAGTCGCAGCCCCAGCCCGTTGCCTAGAGAAGAAAGGAGTCCTGTAAACGACGAAGATAACAACGGTTCTCCAAGGGGTGGCAGTGAATCTGCATAA